One genomic segment of Helianthus annuus cultivar XRQ/B chromosome 14, HanXRQr2.0-SUNRISE, whole genome shotgun sequence includes these proteins:
- the LOC110906475 gene encoding vicilin-like seed storage protein At2g18540, with amino-acid sequence MSINAAKQQMSFLASVLELYEGLVSGKIGNSELTKEDYDQIDPVEMELIDIRQCLASCIRRAQRYVEITGKQSISGPSTKLGYDKSKVTYFRCKQKGHFKRECKNSEVDETEKPCNDDYYRKAIYHRSKEEPKMIENNPKEKSRAYTVTHDDEGYDWGQILPEEDRIDNQVTAHGRTTSKGKHHVFVAEIKEKTREEILREKTERERFIVGCRMEKMRDIVHDDDVLVIPLSVEYYSNTAKDKTYPKRRDKIIRHAMTSSLRKRDEERMKKNVENLVDDLKKAAEEVKVKFVKEDVKIEEEEKVIKEVVEEKTVTEEQQFDEKKKEEEEVKNESLVAGDDGDEAVGEEEQKKKDADQTKTANTKVLKTTECQPEECRSSLAQEEKVAELCVG; translated from the exons atgagcatcaatgcagcaaaACAACAAATGAGTTTTCTGGCATCTGTGTTAGAGTTATACGAAGGTTTAGTGTCTggaaaaattggaaactcagaactgacaaaagaagactacgaccagatcgACCCAGTAGaaatggaactcattgacataCGCCAGTGTTTAGCAAGTTGCATCCGAAGAGCTCAGAGATATGTGGAGATTACCGGGAAGCAATCTATTAGTGGTCCGTCAACAAAGCTGGGATacgacaaatccaaagtgacctacTTCAGatgtaagcaaaaaggtcatttcaaaagagaatgcaaaaacTCTGAAGTTGACGAAACTGAGAAACCTtgcaatgatgattattatcgaAAGGCGATTTACCACCGTAGCAAAGAAGAgccgaaaatgattgaaaataatCCAAAAGAAAAGTCAAGAGCATATACAGTAACCCATGATGACGAAGGATATGATTGGGGTCAGATTCTTCCTGAAGAAGATCGTATTGATAATCAAGTTACAGCTCATGGTAGAACTACATCAAAAGGTAAACATcatgtttttgttgctgaaataaaggagaaaactcgagaagagattctAAGAGAGAAAACGGAAAGAGAAAGATTCATTGTTGGATGCAGAATGGAGAAAAT GAGAGATATAGTTCATGATGATGATGTTCTAGTCATTCCTCTATCCGTCGAGTATTACTCAAATACTGCAAAAGATAAAACATATCCGAAAAGGCGGGATAAAATCATAAGACATGCTATGACATCAAGTCTAAGAAAGAgggatgaagaaagaatgaagaagaatgttgagaaTTTGGTTGATGATCTGAAGAAGGCTGCTGAAGAAGTCAAAGTTAAATTTGTTAAAGAGGATGTGAAGATAGAAGAGGAAGAGAAGGTGATaaaagaagttgttgaagaaAAAACTGTTACCGAAGAACAGCAGTttgatgagaagaagaaagaagaagaagaggtaAAAAATGAGAGTTTAGTTgctggtgatgatggtgatgaagctGTTggtgaagaagaacagaagaagaaagaTGCTGATCAGACTAAAACAGCAAACACcaag GTGCTCAAGACAACTGAATGTCAACCAGAGGAGTgtcggagcagcctggcacaggagGAGAAGGTTGCTGAActctgtgttggttga